A genome region from Sphingorhabdus sp. SMR4y includes the following:
- a CDS encoding alpha/beta fold hydrolase, which yields MTEQKISRAFVELDEGQIHLRILKGDEDIVPIILLHASPASSWFMQDMMRELAGAGFRGSIIAPDTLGNGDSDVPAPETPDIPYFADSIKRMMAGLGLDKAHIYGTHTGARIACEFGVAFPQNSGAIMLDGITEYEDELREQIVANYAPKVEPDEYGRHLIWAFNFCRDQALYFPHFLKVPENRLSVPMPPPAILHRITLDVLKALDSYSKPYLAAFNYRAFERMPQLNAPTLLLKPDGELPTLKAAVETALELLPCGEVASIAPGPGHKASAMTAFLDRNIDRI from the coding sequence ATGACAGAACAGAAAATCAGCCGTGCATTCGTGGAACTTGACGAAGGGCAAATTCACTTGCGAATCCTGAAAGGGGACGAGGATATCGTTCCAATCATCCTGCTTCATGCATCGCCCGCATCATCGTGGTTCATGCAGGACATGATGCGGGAATTGGCCGGAGCCGGATTTCGCGGTTCGATTATCGCACCGGATACGCTGGGCAACGGCGACTCCGATGTGCCGGCGCCCGAGACACCGGACATTCCCTATTTCGCAGATTCCATAAAGCGGATGATGGCCGGGCTGGGACTCGACAAGGCCCATATATATGGCACTCACACCGGCGCCAGAATTGCCTGTGAATTCGGGGTCGCCTTTCCGCAAAACAGCGGCGCGATAATGCTCGACGGTATTACCGAATATGAGGACGAACTGCGCGAGCAGATTGTCGCCAATTATGCGCCGAAAGTGGAGCCGGATGAATATGGCCGCCATCTGATCTGGGCCTTCAACTTCTGCCGGGATCAGGCGCTATATTTTCCCCATTTCCTGAAAGTTCCGGAAAACCGCTTATCAGTTCCAATGCCGCCGCCGGCAATATTGCACCGGATCACGCTGGACGTGCTGAAGGCGCTCGACAGCTATTCCAAACCCTATCTGGCGGCTTTCAACTATCGGGCGTTTGAACGGATGCCACAGCTGAACGCCCCTACACTTCTGCTCAAGCCCGATGGCGAACTCCCGACACTGAAGGCCGCCGTCGAAACAGCTCTGGAGCTGCTGCCCTGCGGCGAGGTTGCCAGCATCGCGCCCGGCCCGGGACACAAGGCCTCGGCGATGACCGCCTTTCTGGATCGGAATATCGACCGGATATAG
- a CDS encoding M24 family metallopeptidase, which translates to MPKSFPSEDASLLRALEGRGPMNMERALQVMDVHGLDGIVVGAPENVFHMTGHWPQIARTRIGQPPGTFALLTRRDIEHLGLVTSSFLYFYTWSDGRTREDVEPWLYNGLGDDGDFSPAPRYDFCADRQDVPLSALESHRRAVLDTGLAQRQSFHDAGAALASAMQDMGLWKGRIGFDDPVIQEVASRHDMPGDLVQADNILREIRLVKSSLEIALMGRAAEANVHALNAVGAAVRAGATHRDLQALYLAETAARGNKAVFLNVDRVSSELSGETIADGQALFLDGVSHFMNYHGDFARTVFVGEPCASARRAAEASAFGWSAIREKLRPGLRYSEIVAMGQEAVSKKGYGVTIGFGPHSVGLAHTDEPGELAGGFYRKPDIILEPGMIISVDCPVLDTGIGGSAHCEDLMLITADGAEPIHSLHEPVIII; encoded by the coding sequence ATGCCAAAATCGTTTCCGTCCGAAGATGCTTCCTTGCTCCGTGCCCTCGAAGGCCGCGGTCCGATGAACATGGAGCGCGCGTTGCAAGTGATGGATGTTCACGGGCTGGACGGGATTGTTGTCGGTGCGCCGGAAAATGTCTTTCACATGACCGGACATTGGCCGCAGATTGCGCGCACGCGCATCGGTCAGCCGCCGGGAACGTTCGCACTGCTGACCCGGCGGGATATCGAGCATCTTGGTCTGGTAACCAGCAGTTTTCTCTATTTTTACACTTGGTCCGATGGCCGTACGCGCGAAGACGTAGAGCCGTGGCTCTACAATGGGCTGGGGGATGATGGCGATTTCAGCCCGGCGCCCCGCTACGATTTCTGTGCTGACCGGCAGGATGTGCCGCTAAGTGCGCTCGAGAGCCACCGCCGTGCGGTACTGGACACCGGGCTGGCGCAACGCCAGAGTTTTCATGATGCCGGCGCGGCGCTGGCAAGCGCCATGCAAGACATGGGTTTGTGGAAAGGGCGCATCGGTTTCGATGACCCGGTCATCCAGGAAGTTGCCAGCCGGCACGATATGCCGGGCGATCTGGTCCAGGCTGACAATATCCTGCGGGAAATCCGGCTGGTTAAATCGTCGCTGGAAATCGCCTTGATGGGCCGTGCGGCAGAGGCCAATGTCCATGCCCTGAACGCCGTCGGCGCGGCGGTCCGAGCCGGAGCCACCCACCGTGACCTGCAGGCGCTGTATCTTGCAGAGACGGCGGCGCGGGGAAACAAGGCTGTCTTCCTTAATGTCGATCGGGTCTCTTCCGAACTGTCCGGGGAAACCATCGCGGACGGCCAGGCTCTGTTCCTCGACGGCGTCAGCCATTTCATGAATTATCATGGCGACTTTGCACGCACGGTGTTTGTCGGAGAGCCCTGCGCATCTGCGCGTCGGGCGGCGGAAGCCTCCGCGTTTGGCTGGTCCGCCATCCGCGAAAAACTGCGGCCCGGTCTCCGCTATTCCGAGATCGTGGCAATGGGGCAGGAAGCTGTCAGCAAAAAAGGCTATGGAGTCACGATCGGCTTTGGCCCGCACAGCGTCGGACTGGCTCACACGGACGAGCCCGGAGAGCTGGCTGGCGGCTTCTACCGCAAGCCCGATATCATTCTCGAGCCCGGCATGATTATCAGCGTCGATTGCCCTGTCCTCGATACGGGGATTGGCGGCTCTGCCCATTGTGAAGACCTGATGCTGATCACGGCAGACGGTGCCGAACCCATCCATTCCTTACACGAACCGGTGATAATCATATGA
- a CDS encoding LLM class flavin-dependent oxidoreductase, which translates to MNRHFILSATIAQPELNNPAWADSVLNGADRAGIDLAVLGAPGSLPFDPMVIAAWAAPMTQRIGLVPCVSTAVAHPFHSARSLSAIDFLSSGRAAWNPIAGAGHDNIVAADMVSAARSLWDGWASDALIIDKESGRYLDGSKVRLSNYEGPHFKVRGPLNAARPLQGHPLLVADASAPFDVAGTDLVILEEGQAALPGSNCLKRAGNSPDLAALVAEFEAGEIAGVHWTLTNPGDDLREIAEFSSALSRFRQARETGSTLRERLGLPLSDNLISEGAFA; encoded by the coding sequence ATGAACAGACATTTTATACTATCGGCTACGATCGCGCAGCCGGAGCTCAACAACCCGGCGTGGGCCGACAGCGTGTTGAACGGAGCAGACCGCGCCGGGATTGACCTCGCCGTGCTGGGGGCACCCGGTTCCCTGCCGTTTGATCCCATGGTGATAGCTGCATGGGCGGCACCGATGACCCAGCGGATCGGGCTTGTCCCCTGCGTGTCGACGGCTGTGGCACATCCTTTCCACTCGGCGCGGTCGCTGTCGGCGATCGACTTTCTGTCGTCCGGACGGGCAGCATGGAACCCGATAGCGGGAGCGGGGCACGACAATATAGTGGCTGCGGACATGGTATCTGCGGCCCGCAGTTTGTGGGACGGCTGGGCCAGTGATGCGCTGATTATAGACAAGGAAAGCGGTCGGTATCTGGACGGCTCCAAAGTGCGGCTCAGCAACTACGAAGGCCCGCATTTCAAAGTAAGGGGGCCGCTGAACGCTGCCCGTCCCTTGCAGGGGCATCCATTGCTGGTCGCTGACGCTTCCGCGCCATTTGATGTCGCGGGCACCGACCTTGTGATCCTGGAGGAAGGACAGGCCGCATTGCCAGGCTCCAACTGCCTGAAGCGAGCCGGAAACAGTCCCGACCTGGCAGCACTGGTTGCTGAATTCGAAGCGGGCGAGATTGCCGGAGTGCACTGGACACTTACTAATCCGGGCGATGATCTCCGGGAGATTGCAGAATTCTCTTCGGCGCTTTCCCGTTTCCGGCAGGCGCGGGAAACCGGCAGCACATTGCGCGAGAGACTAGGCCTCCCCCTCTCTGACAACCTGATTTCCGAAGGAGCGTTCGCATGA
- a CDS encoding NtaA/DmoA family FMN-dependent monooxygenase (This protein belongs to a clade of FMN-dependent monooxygenases, within a broader family of flavin-dependent oxidoreductases, the luciferase-like monooxygenase (LMM) family, some of whose members use coenzyme F420 rather than FMN.), protein MTKQIHLWAFLQGIGHYPSGWRHADATPEAVFSMDYYKSVGQLAERGRFDSIVFGDQLQSRGANGHTPERVAIPTLDPIALLAAMGAVTEHIGLVATVSTTYFEPEAVAERFATLDRITGGRAGWNIVTTAHPASAWNFGQDEMPEKSSRYARAHEFVEAACELWDSAETDGNAVPVQYRGQHITMDATMPGPALPQGRPILVQAGQSPDGRAFAAATAEAIFCPAPTKEDGIAFRNDMHERIAAAGRDPEAVKIMPGLSFILADSEEEAIAKDEAILDLADEALCIEYLGESIGFWLGGHDPKEPIPFDDIVAGTEFPVADITRMLEKPAASGIALGEFASRHVRTPRGHTVFRGTPQQLADRMIDWIDSGACDGFTLQPAYMPGELEIFVDQVVPLLQKAGRLRLDYPGPTLRDTMGIAA, encoded by the coding sequence ATGACCAAACAGATACATTTATGGGCATTTCTTCAGGGCATCGGCCATTATCCGAGCGGATGGCGTCATGCTGATGCGACACCCGAGGCGGTCTTCAGCATGGATTATTACAAATCTGTCGGTCAGCTGGCCGAGCGCGGACGGTTTGATTCGATCGTTTTTGGCGATCAATTGCAGTCGCGCGGCGCAAACGGTCACACACCGGAACGCGTTGCCATCCCGACGCTCGATCCGATAGCGCTTCTGGCCGCGATGGGGGCGGTTACCGAACATATCGGGCTGGTCGCCACTGTCTCGACCACCTATTTCGAGCCGGAGGCGGTGGCAGAACGCTTTGCGACGCTGGACCGGATCACTGGTGGCCGTGCGGGCTGGAATATCGTGACCACCGCGCACCCGGCTTCGGCCTGGAATTTTGGCCAGGACGAGATGCCGGAGAAATCGTCCCGCTATGCCCGCGCCCATGAATTTGTCGAAGCGGCCTGCGAACTTTGGGACAGTGCAGAAACCGATGGCAATGCCGTACCGGTGCAATATCGCGGCCAGCATATCACGATGGACGCTACAATGCCCGGGCCTGCTCTGCCGCAAGGCCGCCCTATTCTGGTGCAGGCGGGACAATCACCCGACGGTCGCGCCTTCGCGGCAGCGACTGCGGAAGCGATCTTCTGCCCTGCTCCGACGAAAGAGGACGGCATCGCTTTCCGCAACGACATGCACGAGCGTATTGCCGCCGCAGGACGCGATCCGGAAGCGGTCAAGATCATGCCGGGACTGTCATTCATTCTCGCGGATTCAGAAGAGGAAGCGATTGCCAAGGACGAAGCCATACTCGATCTGGCAGATGAAGCCTTGTGTATTGAATATCTAGGCGAATCGATCGGCTTCTGGTTGGGCGGCCATGATCCGAAGGAGCCGATTCCGTTCGACGATATCGTGGCCGGAACAGAATTCCCCGTTGCCGATATCACCCGCATGCTCGAAAAACCGGCGGCAAGCGGCATTGCGCTTGGCGAATTTGCTTCCCGCCATGTGCGGACTCCGCGCGGTCACACCGTGTTCCGGGGGACGCCGCAGCAGCTCGCCGACCGGATGATTGACTGGATCGATTCCGGTGCCTGTGACGGCTTCACCCTGCAACCGGCCTATATGCCCGGAGAGCTGGAAATCTTTGTCGATCAGGTTGTGCCCTTGTTGCAAAAAGCAGGCCGCTTGCGGCTCGACTATCCCGGACCGACGTTGCGCGATACGATGGGAATTGCGGCATGA
- a CDS encoding alpha/beta fold hydrolase, protein MTGLRRIGVALALLLLVAGGLVLSMRLGAWNTERAAVTEKWGQGPSKFTSVDDVPIHYRDEGEGPVVVLLHGSILNLHEWDAVADRLKGRFRVIRFDWPPYGLSGPDPKGVYTTARAAELMNGLLKQMGIEKFALVSTSNGANVALEYNRQYPGNASVMAFSVLPLERPSQDREIDWRLRIMLPFHKHLVPNWHPHLFYRLILEDTTPDSFKPTATMVDQMYDMNNLPGAVERQKAYIDSNTRLFKTMDVAAIAETVTVPVLLQWCAYDTVISQSAQQSVERFTNTKVDLIEYDDLGHFPMWEDPDRFTADLIAFLDRQLPSEAAE, encoded by the coding sequence ATGACCGGCCTGCGCCGGATTGGCGTAGCCCTTGCGTTGCTTCTGCTGGTTGCTGGCGGCCTCGTCCTGTCGATGCGGCTGGGGGCCTGGAACACGGAGCGCGCGGCCGTGACGGAAAAATGGGGCCAGGGCCCGTCGAAATTCACCTCGGTCGACGATGTCCCGATCCATTATCGGGATGAAGGCGAGGGGCCTGTGGTAGTGCTCTTGCATGGCAGCATTTTGAACCTGCACGAATGGGATGCCGTAGCCGATCGGCTGAAGGGACGGTTCAGGGTTATCCGGTTCGACTGGCCGCCTTATGGACTGTCCGGGCCGGACCCCAAGGGTGTCTACACGACTGCTCGAGCGGCAGAGTTGATGAACGGCTTGCTGAAGCAGATGGGAATCGAGAAATTCGCGCTGGTCTCGACGTCCAACGGGGCCAATGTGGCGCTGGAATATAACCGCCAATATCCTGGCAACGCGTCTGTCATGGCCTTTTCCGTATTGCCGCTCGAGCGGCCGAGCCAGGACCGCGAAATCGACTGGCGTTTGCGGATAATGCTGCCCTTCCACAAACATCTTGTGCCGAACTGGCATCCGCATCTGTTCTACCGGCTGATCCTGGAAGACACGACTCCGGACAGCTTCAAGCCGACGGCAACCATGGTTGATCAAATGTACGATATGAACAACCTCCCCGGTGCTGTTGAGCGGCAGAAAGCCTATATCGATTCCAATACCAGGTTGTTCAAGACGATGGATGTAGCGGCCATCGCCGAAACGGTGACCGTTCCGGTTCTGCTGCAATGGTGCGCTTATGACACCGTTATTTCCCAGTCGGCGCAGCAGTCGGTCGAGCGGTTCACCAATACCAAGGTGGATCTCATCGAATATGACGATCTCGGTCATTTCCCGATGTGGGAAGATCCCGATCGTTTCACCGCCGACCTGATAGCCTTTCTCGACCGCCAGCTGCCTTCAGAGGCAGCCGAATAA